A window of Buchnera aphidicola (Cinara laricifoliae) genomic DNA:
ATAAAATTATTTAAAATAGGAATAGCTTTTTCGGAAAATAAATGACTACCATATTCTGCAGTATCAGAAATAATTAAATTCATTTCATATAATCTTTTTCTGGCAATGGTATTAGTAATTAACGGTAATTCATGTAATGACTCGTAATATGCAGAAGAAGGTGTAATACCTGTTTCTATCATAGTTTCAAAAGATAATTCAACACCTGCTTTTAACATAGCAACCATTAAAGTACATTTATCAAAATATTCATGATCTAATATTTTTCTACCTGAATATAAACTAGCATTTTCAAAAGAAGATTTTTGTAATTTGTTTCTCCATTTTTTTAACTGTATATCTCCTTTTTTCCAGTCAGACATCATTTTTTTTGAAAAATTACCAGAAATAATATTATCCATATGTAAACAAAATAATGGTTTTAATATATTTTTTAATTCTACTGACAAATCATAAGCACGAATTTTTGCTGAACTAGATAAACGATCAAATAATAATTTAATTCCTCCTTCTTTCATACATTCAGCTAATTTTTCCCAACCAAATTGTAATAATGTAGCAGAGTAATCTGTATTATATCCTTTACTAATTAAATGTTGGTAACAAACTAACGAACAAGCTTGCAACATACCACATAAAATAGTCTGTTCTCCCATAAGATCAGATTTAACTTCTGCAATAAAAGAAGATCGTAATACTCCAGCTTTATGTGAGCCTAAACCAAAAGCCCATGATTTTGCAATATTTAAACCATTTGATTGTAAATCATTTTCCTGATGTACAGCAATTAAAGTAGGTACACCAAATCCTTTTAAAAACTCTTGTCGTACTTCAGTACCTGGGCATTTTGGCGCCACCATGATTACTGTAATATCTGAACGAATTTTTTCTCCTTCCTCAACAATATTAAATCCATGAGAGTAACCTAAGGTAGAATTCTTCTTCATTAACATTTGTAATTTTTTTACTACTTTAGCATGTTGTTTATCTGGAGTTAAATTAATAACTAAATCAGCATGAGGAATTAATTTTTCATATGTATCTACACAAAATTTTTGTTGAATTGCATTATTCCATGAATTAGATTTGTTAATTATAGACTTTTCTTTTAACGCAAATGAAACATTAAAACCAGAATCTCTTAAATTCAATCCTTGATTTAATCCTTGAGCGCCACATCCAACAATAACAATATTTTTATTCTTTAATATTTTTTTAGAATTTAAAAATTCTGATTGATTCATCAAAAAACCAGTATTTAAATTTATTAATTGTTCTCTAAACGAGAGAGAATTAAAAAAATTTTTCATGTATTAACTCCGTTTTTATTTAAAAATAGAAAATTACAGTAAGAATAAGTATGAGTTTTGTAAAATTAAGTCATTAATTAATAAATTTTATATAAAAATTTATTAAATAAATATTATCTTATATTACGTACTGCGCCAGTATCTGCACTAGTGGCAAACATACTATATATTTTTAAAGAATCAGAAATATTACGTAAACGATTTTTCGGTGTATACGCTTTTATACCCCTACTTTCTTCTTTTAACTTACGACATAATAATTCTTTTTTTGAAACATTCAATATAATACTACGTTTTAAAATATCAATACCAATAATATCTCCATTATATACTAAAGCAATCAATCCTTTACTCGCAGCTTCAGGAGAAATATGTCCAATAGAAATACCTGAAGTGCCACCAGAAAATCGTCCATCAGTAATTAAGGCACATTTTTTGTCCAATTCCATAGATTTTAAATATGTAGTAGGGTATAACATTTCTTGCATACCAGGTCCACCACATGGTCCCTCGTATCGAATAACTATTACATCACCTGGATTAATTTTTTTATGTAAAATATCATATACAGCATCTTCTTGACTTTCATATACTTTAGCTGGACCAATAAATGTCATATTGTTTTTATCAATAGCAGCAGTTTTTATGATACTACCAAATTTTGCTAAATTACCAGTTAATATAGCTAATCCTCCATCTTGGTTATATGCATATTTTTGTGAACGAATACAACCTTTTTTACGATCTAAATCTAATGTAGACCAGCGAAATGATTGTGAAAAAGGTACAATAGTTTTTTTTCCTTTAGGTCCTGATGAATAAAAATTACGTGCATTTTTATTATCAATATTTAATATATCATATTTACTAATTGTTTCGCCTAAAGTAAGTCCTAATATATTAAATACTGAGGTATCTAATAAATTAATTTTATTTAATTCAGATAAAATACCAATTACACCTCCAGCACGATGTAAATCTTCCATATGATATTTTGAAGTACTGGGAGACAGTTTACATAAATGAGGCACTTTTCTAGATAAATAATCAATATCCTTCATAGTAAAATTAACTTTAGATTCATGAGCCATAGCTAATAAATGTAATACCGTATTAGTAGATCCGCCCATAGCAATATCTAAAATCATAGCATTTTTTAGTGTAACATTTGTAACGAGATTTCTAGGTAATACTTGAATATTATTATTGATATAATAATCTTTGGTATTTTTTACAATAATTTCACCAACTTTTAAAAAAAGTTTTTTTCTATCAATATGAGTAGCTAATACAGTTCCATTTCCAGGTAACGATAAACCAATAGCTTCAGTTAAACAATTCATAGAATTAGCGGTAAACATACCTGAACAAGAACCACACGTTGGGCAAGCTGAATGTTCAATATCAGATAATATATTTGATGAAGTATTTGGATTAGCTCCATGAGCTATAGCATCTACTAAATCAATTTTAATAATTTTATCATCAAATATAATTTTTCCTGATTCCATAGGACCACCAGAAACAAAAACAGTTGGAATATTTAATCGTAATGCAGCCAACAACATTCCAGGTGTAATTTTATCACAATTAGAAATACATACCATAGAATCTACACAATGCGCATTAATCATATATTCAATAGAATCCGCTATTAATTCTCGAGAAGGTAAAGAATACAACATTCCAGAATGTCCCATAGCAATCCCATCATCAATAGCAATGGTATTAAACTCCTTAGCAATTCCTCCAAACTTAATAATTTGTTGAGATACTAATTTACCTAATTCACGTAAATGTATATGCCCAGGTACAAATTCAGTAAATGAGTTAACTACAGCAATAATTGGTTTACCAAAATCTTTATCCTGAACACCGGTAGCACGCCATAAAGCTCTTGCTCCAGCCATATTTTTACCGTTAATAGTTGTAGATGAACGATATATTGGCATTGAAATAAACTCGTTTATATAAAATTTAAAAATAAATAATATTGCTATATAATACATATATTTTAAATATGATATATTTATATATCAATATAAATGATTGTCAATTCATAAAAATTATTAAAAATTTTTATATTTAAAATAGATAATTGTTGGTAAGATGTATAAAAAAATTAAAAAATAATTAATATTAATTTTTATATTTTTAAAGATAATCAATAGTTAATGTACAAATTAAACAGGGGTGGAGGGAATTGAACCCCCAACTTTCGGTTTTGGAGACCGATGCTCTACCATATTGAACTACACCCCTAAATATATTTAAATTAATATATGTATAAATATATAATTTATAATTATTATACATGAGAGACAAAAAAAACACAACTATACGAGATTTCCATAAATTTTATAAAAATTAACTTATAAATAAATAATTCATATTTTAAAAATATGAATTATTTATTTTCTTTATAAAAAAGAATAAATATAATAAACTTTAAGAATGATTAAAAAATATTTAATATAATATATCAATATTTATTACAAGGATTTTATAAAAATGAAATTTCCTATTTATTTAGATTACGCTGCTACTACACCTATAGATCCTAAAGTAAAAAAAATTATGAATAAATATTATTCTATAAATGATATCTTTGGAAATGCAGCATCTAGATCTCACAAATTTGGGTGGGAAGCAGAAGAATCTGTAGATATCGCAAGAAATGAAATAGCTAAATTAATAAATTCTGATGCTAGAGAAATTATTTTTACTTCTGGCGCTACCGAATCAAATAATTTGGCAATTAAAGGAATATATGAATTTCATAAAAATAAAAAAAATCATATCATTACTAGTCAAATAGAACACAAATCAGTATTAGATTGCTGTCGATATTTAGAATATAAAGGATGCAGTGTGACATATCTAAAGCCAAATAAATATGGTGTTATTGATATGTCAAAAATAAAAAAATCTATTACTAAATACACATTATTAATTTCAATTATGCATGTAAATAACGAAATTGGATCTATTCAAAATATTAAAAAAATAAGTCATTTTTGTAGACAAAAAAAAATTTTTTTTCATGTAGATGCTACACAAAGTATTGGAAAAATAAAAATAGATATAAAAAAAATACCAATAGACCTATTATCGTTTTCTGCTCATAAAATATATGGACCAAAAGGAATTGGAGCATTATATATATGTCTTAAACCACGAATTCGATTATCACCCCAAATACACGGTGGTGGACATGAACGAGGATTTCGTTCCGGAACATTACCCGTTCATCAAATTGTTGGATTTGGAAAAGCATGTCGGATATTAAGAAAAAAAATGCAAGATGATATTTCACATACTAAATATTTACGTAATATACTATGGAATGGTTTATGTGATATTGAAGAGATTTATTTAAATAGTCACTTTGATTATGTAGTCAGTAATATTATTAACATCAGTTTTAATTATATTGAAGGCGAATCATTATTAATGGCTTTAAAAAACTTAGCTGTATCTTCTGGATCTGCATGTACATCAGCAAGTTTAGAACCATCATATGTATTACGCGCTATAGGTGTAAAAGATGAATTAGCACATAGTTCTATTAGATTTTCTATTGGACGGTTTACCACATTAAAAGATATTAAATATGCTATAATAGCAATTAAAAATGCAATTAAAAAATTAAGAAAACTCTCTCCCCTTTGGGAAATGTTTCAATCTGGTGTTAAAATGGATCAAATTATTTGGAATTAATACTTTTATATAGGAAAATTTTAAATTATGGCTTACAGCAAAAAAGTATTAGATCATTATGAAAATCCAAGAAATGTTGGATCATTTTCAGAAAAAGAAAAAAATGTAGGTACTAGTTTAGTAGGAGCTCCTGCTTGTGGTGATGTAATGAAATTACAAATAAAAGTAAATAATAAAAACATTATAGAAGATGCTTGTTTTAAAACTTACGGATGTGGTTCTGCTATTGCTTCTAGTTCATTAATGACGGAATGGATTAAAGGAAAAACATTACAAGAAGCAAATAAAATCAAGAATACAGATATAGCAAAAGAATTAGATTTACCCCCTGTAAAAATCCACTGTTCAATTTTAGCAGAAGATGCAATTAAAGGAGCAATTGCTAATTATACTCAAAAATATAAAGAAAAAAAATAAAATTTATTTATTAAATATATTGGTGCTGAAATTAAATGTAATTTATTCAGCACTACTAAAAATAAAAATAAATATAATTATATTAACAATATATTATTTATAATTATTTTTTATAAATAAAAACAATTTTATAGGTTCATGATGAATTATTTTAATTTATTTCAACTACCAGAAAAATTTAATATTGATAAAAATAAATTAGTCAATACATTTTATACATTACAAAAAAAATATCATCCAGATAATTGTAATAATAAAAATCTAAATGAAACAGAAAAATTATTAAAATCTATTCAAATTAATAAAGGATTTAAGATTTTAAAAAATAAATTTACTAGAGCAAGTCACTTATTAGAAATAAATAAAAAAAAAGATAATATAAAAAAAAAATATATTTTTAATAAAAAAGATATATTAATGAAAAAATTTAAATTATATGAAAAAATACAAAAAATAAAAAATAAATCAAATTCATATGATGAAATTTACATTTTTATAAAAAATATAAAAATTAAATTAAAATTATATTTTTCAGAATTTGAAACAGCAATCGAAAAAAAAAAAATTAATTTCGCACATCAGATATTTTACCATATATCTTTTATTTATAAAATATTAAGAAAAGCTCAAAATTTAAAAAATAATTTAACTAAATAAATAAAGAGAAAAATATGAAAAAAAAAAAATAATTATAGGTATTGATTTCGGAACGACATACTGTTTAGTATCTACTATAAAAAATAAAAAAATAAAGATTATTGATGCATTTAATAAAAAAAAATTTTTTCCAACAATTATACATTTTAAAAAAAAAAAAAATATTATTGGATGGAAAGCTCAAAAATTCTTAAAAAAAGATACAAAAAATACAGTTACATCAATAAAAAGATTTATTGGAATATCTTATGCTGAATTAAATAAAAAAAAATTAAATATTTTAAACGATATTTCAAAAAGTTCAAAAAAAGAATTAATTTTTAAAACTGACATAGGAAAAATACCTGTTTCTTTAATTATTCAGGAAATTTTTAAATATATTAAAAGTAAAATAGAAAAAAAATTAAAAAAAAATATTTATGGAGCCGTAATTACAGTTCCAGCATATTTTAATAATCTACAAAAAAATATTGTAAGAAAATCTGCGCAAATAAGTCAGTTAAAAGTATTACGATTATTAAATGAACCAACTGCAGCCGCTATTGCATATGGATTAGAAAAAAAAAGAAAAGGTTTAATATGTATATATGATTTAGGAGGAGGAACATTTGATGTATCTATATTAAGAATTTCAAAAGGAATTTTTGAAGTACTCTCTACAGAAGGAAATAATAAACTAGGTGGAGATGATTTTGATTATTTACTAGCTCATTTTTTATATTCTAAATTAAAAAATAAACCACAATTAAATCATAACTTATTTAAAAAGTTGCTTATAATTGCAGAAAAAGTTAAAATTCAATTAAGCAAAAAATCAATAATTACAATTAAATTATTCGATAATAAAATAAATTGTTCAGTTTTAGAATTAAATACATTAATTTATCCATATGTTAAAAAAACATTAAAAATTTTAAATTCTGCATTAAAAAATTCCGGTGTAAAAATATCTAATATTGATGATATAATTTTAGTAGGAGGTTCTACATATATTCCATTAATTCGTCGAAAAATTTACTGTTTATTTAAAAAAGAACCATTAATTTCGATTAATCCAATAGAAGCAGTAGCTCAAGGAGCCGGATTACATGCAAATTCTTTATATTATAGAAAAAAAAAATTAAATAAATCTATATTATTATTAGATATAATACCAATTTCTATAGGAATTGAATTATTGGGAGGTTTAATGGAAAAAATGATCAAAAAAAATACAAAAATTCCTACTGAAGTTATTAAAATATTTACTACATTTAAAGATTATCAAACAGGATTTTGTATAAATATTTTTCAAGGAGAAGATAAATATGTAAAAAATTGTAAATTATTAAAAAAATTCAAAATTCAGGGATTACCATCAAAACCAGCTGGTCAAATAAAAATTATTACTATATTTCGTATAAATGTAGATGGACAATTATCTATAATAATTCAAGAAAAAGTATCTAACACTAACTATTCTGTAAAAATAGATCCATTATATTTATAAGAATAATTCTATTAAATAAAACTAATTTTATTGATAAAAATATTTTTTATATTTTAAAAATTTATTTTTATAAAATAAAAATTTTTGGA
This region includes:
- the ilvC gene encoding ketol-acid reductoisomerase, whose translation is MKNFFNSLSFREQLINLNTGFLMNQSEFLNSKKILKNKNIVIVGCGAQGLNQGLNLRDSGFNVSFALKEKSIINKSNSWNNAIQQKFCVDTYEKLIPHADLVINLTPDKQHAKVVKKLQMLMKKNSTLGYSHGFNIVEEGEKIRSDITVIMVAPKCPGTEVRQEFLKGFGVPTLIAVHQENDLQSNGLNIAKSWAFGLGSHKAGVLRSSFIAEVKSDLMGEQTILCGMLQACSLVCYQHLISKGYNTDYSATLLQFGWEKLAECMKEGGIKLLFDRLSSSAKIRAYDLSVELKNILKPLFCLHMDNIISGNFSKKMMSDWKKGDIQLKKWRNKLQKSSFENASLYSGRKILDHEYFDKCTLMVAMLKAGVELSFETMIETGITPSSAYYESLHELPLITNTIARKRLYEMNLIISDTAEYGSHLFSEKAIPILNNFIKTIRTSDLGESIRDDFISNKKLMYVNHSISNHAIEKIGEHLRLYMKIMKSTKFSSN
- the ilvD gene encoding dihydroxy-acid dehydratase: MPIYRSSTTINGKNMAGARALWRATGVQDKDFGKPIIAVVNSFTEFVPGHIHLRELGKLVSQQIIKFGGIAKEFNTIAIDDGIAMGHSGMLYSLPSRELIADSIEYMINAHCVDSMVCISNCDKITPGMLLAALRLNIPTVFVSGGPMESGKIIFDDKIIKIDLVDAIAHGANPNTSSNILSDIEHSACPTCGSCSGMFTANSMNCLTEAIGLSLPGNGTVLATHIDRKKLFLKVGEIIVKNTKDYYINNNIQVLPRNLVTNVTLKNAMILDIAMGGSTNTVLHLLAMAHESKVNFTMKDIDYLSRKVPHLCKLSPSTSKYHMEDLHRAGGVIGILSELNKINLLDTSVFNILGLTLGETISKYDILNIDNKNARNFYSSGPKGKKTIVPFSQSFRWSTLDLDRKKGCIRSQKYAYNQDGGLAILTGNLAKFGSIIKTAAIDKNNMTFIGPAKVYESQEDAVYDILHKKINPGDVIVIRYEGPCGGPGMQEMLYPTTYLKSMELDKKCALITDGRFSGGTSGISIGHISPEAASKGLIALVYNGDIIGIDILKRSIILNVSKKELLCRKLKEESRGIKAYTPKNRLRNISDSLKIYSMFATSADTGAVRNIR
- a CDS encoding IscS subfamily cysteine desulfurase; translation: MKFPIYLDYAATTPIDPKVKKIMNKYYSINDIFGNAASRSHKFGWEAEESVDIARNEIAKLINSDAREIIFTSGATESNNLAIKGIYEFHKNKKNHIITSQIEHKSVLDCCRYLEYKGCSVTYLKPNKYGVIDMSKIKKSITKYTLLISIMHVNNEIGSIQNIKKISHFCRQKKIFFHVDATQSIGKIKIDIKKIPIDLLSFSAHKIYGPKGIGALYICLKPRIRLSPQIHGGGHERGFRSGTLPVHQIVGFGKACRILRKKMQDDISHTKYLRNILWNGLCDIEEIYLNSHFDYVVSNIINISFNYIEGESLLMALKNLAVSSGSACTSASLEPSYVLRAIGVKDELAHSSIRFSIGRFTTLKDIKYAIIAIKNAIKKLRKLSPLWEMFQSGVKMDQIIWN
- the iscU gene encoding Fe-S cluster assembly scaffold IscU, producing the protein MAYSKKVLDHYENPRNVGSFSEKEKNVGTSLVGAPACGDVMKLQIKVNNKNIIEDACFKTYGCGSAIASSSLMTEWIKGKTLQEANKIKNTDIAKELDLPPVKIHCSILAEDAIKGAIANYTQKYKEKK
- the hscB gene encoding Fe-S protein assembly co-chaperone HscB codes for the protein MNYFNLFQLPEKFNIDKNKLVNTFYTLQKKYHPDNCNNKNLNETEKLLKSIQINKGFKILKNKFTRASHLLEINKKKDNIKKKYIFNKKDILMKKFKLYEKIQKIKNKSNSYDEIYIFIKNIKIKLKLYFSEFETAIEKKKINFAHQIFYHISFIYKILRKAQNLKNNLTK
- a CDS encoding Hsp70 family protein; the protein is MKIIDAFNKKKFFPTIIHFKKKKNIIGWKAQKFLKKDTKNTVTSIKRFIGISYAELNKKKLNILNDISKSSKKELIFKTDIGKIPVSLIIQEIFKYIKSKIEKKLKKNIYGAVITVPAYFNNLQKNIVRKSAQISQLKVLRLLNEPTAAAIAYGLEKKRKGLICIYDLGGGTFDVSILRISKGIFEVLSTEGNNKLGGDDFDYLLAHFLYSKLKNKPQLNHNLFKKLLIIAEKVKIQLSKKSIITIKLFDNKINCSVLELNTLIYPYVKKTLKILNSALKNSGVKISNIDDIILVGGSTYIPLIRRKIYCLFKKEPLISINPIEAVAQGAGLHANSLYYRKKKLNKSILLLDIIPISIGIELLGGLMEKMIKKNTKIPTEVIKIFTTFKDYQTGFCINIFQGEDKYVKNCKLLKKFKIQGLPSKPAGQIKIITIFRINVDGQLSIIIQEKVSNTNYSVKIDPLYL